In Mytilus galloprovincialis chromosome 1, xbMytGall1.hap1.1, whole genome shotgun sequence, the following are encoded in one genomic region:
- the LOC143070852 gene encoding vacuole membrane protein 1-like has protein sequence FQYVAKIEKYVLWCAYWLGLGVLSSVGLGTGLHTFLLYLGPHIAAVTLAAYECKSTNFPEPPYPTEIVCPEGVTDGSTVSLWTIMNKVRLEAIMWGAGTALGELPPYFMARVARLSGADLDDDEFEEIEELIHEKKEHPEELGFMEKSKLAVHNLVQKVGFFGILACASIPNPLFDLAGITCGHFLIPFWTFFGATLIGKAVIKMHIQYREKQSDWFGQHGKN, from the exons TTTCAGTATGTTGCAAAAATAGAGAAATATGTATTATGGTGTGCATATTGGTTAGGTCTTGGTGTACTATCATCTGTAGGTCTGgggacaggattacatacatttctattatatctg GGACCACATATTGCAGCAGTAACGTTAGCAGCTTATGAATGTAAATCTACAAACTTTCCAGAACCACCATATCCAACAGA AATTGTTTGTCCGGAAGGTGTTACAGATGGCAGCACAGTATCATTATGgactataatgaataaagtcagACTTGAAGCTATTATGTGG GGTGCTGGGACAGCACTTGGAGAATTGCCGCCCTATTTTATGGCAAGGGTAGCCAGGCTGTCAGGGGCAGATCTTGATGACGATGAGTTTGAAGAAATAGAAGAACTCATTCATGAGAAAAAAGAGCATCCTGAAGAATTA ggaTTTATGGAAAAATCTAAATTAGCTGTACATAACCTTGTACAGAAAGTTGGATTCTTTGGTATCTTAGCCTGTGCATCG atacCAAACCCTCTGTTTGATTTGGCAGGAATAACATGTGGTCATTTTCTCAttccattttggacattttttggtGCAACATTAATAGGAAAAGCTGTTATTAAAATGCATATACAG